Proteins found in one Zea mays cultivar B73 chromosome 1, Zm-B73-REFERENCE-NAM-5.0, whole genome shotgun sequence genomic segment:
- the LOC118476071 gene encoding uncharacterized protein has translation MSHARARRADAQQPISCSKFSSCPKLLLSRSRATAPGFFSRSACENRSLCSSPKFQTISYQRREDLGSMAPLQQTSRSWHPNPCGSPAIRVPCVLGWSSRVVAVEIAICSRASRNRRTSFSDQEIELFEFYEAEDSEHLFGEGCLWCNLCSGKEEGVEVDLQEFQEFDEFED, from the exons ATGTCTCACGCGCGTGCTCGTCGCGCGGACGCGCAGCAGCCCATCAGCTGCTCCAAGTTCTCCTCTTGTCCAAAACTGCTTCTCTCGCGCAGCAGAGCAACCGCGCCAGGCTTCTTCTCCAGGTCCGCGTGTGAGAATCGCAGCCTCTGTTCATCTCCCAAATTTCAAACCATCTCCTACCAACGTCGCGAAGACCTGGGATCCATggcgcccttgcagcagaccagccGGTCTTGGCACCCCAACCCCTGCGGCTCCCCTGCCATCCGTGTCCCCTGCGTTCTAGGGTGGTCGTCCCGCGTTGTTGCCGTCGAG attgcgatctgttcccgagcttcgaggaatcgacggacaAGCTTCAGCGACCAAgagatcgaactcttcgagttctacgaggctgaagattctgagcatctgtttggtgaag gttgcctttggtgcaatctatgctcaggtaaggaagaaggtgtcgaggtggatctccaggagttccaagaattcgacgagttcgaggattag